The region ACATTTTATTAATGTAAGGTTTGTAAGTTTTCCTTAAGTTCTATCTTTGTTAATAAAATTAGTCATTTAAGCTCAATAAGATAAATTACTCAAAAGTATAAATAACATAAAGCTTATAACCCAAAAGTTGTTTTGGCAGAAACGACTTTGTTCAAGTTTTGATGCTTTAATCTCTTCTTAAATACTTTATGCATTCTCTCCACATTTATCattatcaaaaatattttaaaagaaAGAGAAAAACAATACAATTGGAAGAAAAAAATAAGAGTTTAAATACACATAATTATGAAAGAGTTTAAAACACTAAAATATTTGAAACAATTTAAAGGATTAAAAACTTTTTTCAAAAGAAGAAGACAACTTAAAACAATTTAAATCTTTTCAAGAATCTGAAAGAAAAGACAATGAACTAAAGAAATTATTTACTTCTTATGGTAAATCACTATCGTCTCAGTTTTCAAGGAGTAATTATGATCCAGTATGGCATGCTTGATTGGCCTTGAAAAATGTTGGAACACAGGAATCATCAGTAAGGGTGTTgcaaaaatgaaattaaaatgatACAAAAACATTAAAAGACCAATAACTATTACCTTTAGTAATGTGATATTGCCTGTGACTTGCTTCATCTTCCATTTATAATCCTCTGATAACTTCGAGTACAATTAAACCAAACAAGCGGTCCCCCGGTTATACTCATCGATCTACTCGAAGTCCTCGAAGTACTGTAGGTAGACAAAATATGTATAATTGGAACTCTTGTCCATAAAAACAGTAGTGCTAACAAAACATAGCAGGTACGCTCTCATTGCATACGCTCTATGGAGCCCCTCCTGTTCGCCATCGCCTCTAGTTGCCTTAGCTCTAAGAATCTCATTTATAAATACCTTTTTCAAGAATACAAACCTAGCATGGCATCATATAGACTTTTCGAACTCCCTCATGGCATCCTCTAGGTCAACTCCTAGATAGTCTACCATCATCTCGAGTGCCTTGTCTCTGCTAATCTTCCCATGATCTAGAAGTTTCCCCCTGATCGGAAGATGCAACAAACACGACACATTGTcgagtgtgatagacatctcaccaAGCAGGAGATGAAATAACGAGGTCTCGGTGTGCCATCTCTCCACGAATTCATTAAGCATCATGTGGTTGACTGTAACATAACTTGTCATGTACAAGTCCTCCATCCCAGATAGGGACAAAGCATCTCGAAACCACTCCTCTTTCAACTGAGGCAAGCCAATAACCTTCTGCACATGGTTAATAAACTTCAACGGATCACAGTCCTGcagaaaaataaatatatgtcAGAAATTTGTAATATAATGAAAAAGTAATTTAAAAAGAATGAATTCAACTAACTTTACCTCTTTGTCCCAAATATGTCAACAGTATGGTCTAGGTACAGAGGTAGTCATTATAACACCCTAAATCCCTAAACTTATATATATAAAGGATTAGTCGATACTTAAGGTGTTATCAATGACAACCCTTCAACAAAACATAGACATTTTGAAAACATGCAGTGGAAAATTAAACAGCATACAACACATGTCATTGTATGttcaccttcacttagggtatcattgCAACGGAATCATATTAATCACGGTAATAAAACATATTAACTTCAAATTGGGTCTTATAGAGACTTAACTTTCACAAAATGATTCAAAATGAATTTCAATATCCAACTTTTAAAAAGTTTAAAACAACTCAACATAATAGTTATTAAACTTCAACGAAACAAGTAAGTCGACatcaaatataataaagaaaacATTGTTAACCCCTAGTGTTACAGAATCAGATCATAGCGACTAAAAAAATATGATAACTAATGAAAATAACTCTAAGAGCTATTTCTCACTCACAATAGCAActctactcctgagtatctgcaagatgtccatggtgtACAACATCAAAGCAAAGGGGGTGGGAATTCACAAGAATAATTTAACGGCATAAGCTGCAAGGTAGAATTCAAACATCTATACATTCAACAAAAATCACACAACATCATTCTCACACCCAATCCATCAGCATACTCAAAGGAATCACATATTCATCACTTAAATTGTGCAATGAAACTCGCAACCTCAACCagactcatatgcatgtggtaccatatCATCATCAATTGGTTCACTCAGGAACTGGGTTCACCCTGCTCGAACCCTGAATCCACCCTGCTCGAATTTGGGACAAGTCACAAATCCATCATGTTTGTGTCACTTGCCTCTTTCATCAACAATAATGATATGATGAATGTGTGTCACAACACGTCAATGCGACTACAACATAATGTTTAAAATCCTCTCCCGATAATAAACAAAGCATGCATTGATCCAACGATAATAGTTCTCCTCCCAAACTATCATCCTACAACAACATACTAATAATTCAACAACATAATTCATGCCCCTACAATAACATATCATCATCACAGTTCGCGACAATTAACAAAGTGTTATCATCACGTGTGCACATACTCACCATTCATCAAATAATTCATAGATTCAATTAAAATCATGTTTAGTCGTTAAGGAATACCAAACATTATTTGTAGCTACAGGGCCTAACAGTACCCAAGACATCCACAAAAGTCAAAGAATTGAAATCTTCAACTTAATATCATCAAAACAAGCATTTACGCCAACTGCAGACTCATTACGGGTTACCCGTCACTGTCGTGGCGCTTGTCGCCGACCTTAACATTTCAGAACATCACCTATGTGATGAACGGCTTGGAAAACAAGCCTGGGTAGTGTGACGTGTTACCCGTCACCAATGTGACGCCCGTCAGCGCCCTAGAACCTCAAGAATCTGTCTTCTCTAATGGAGGGTTCAATGCAGAACTCCTAATTCTCAATCCAGGCATACAAAATCGATCCAAAACATTACACATGTGTTATATATTCATCAATAACAACTAATTTCATCAAATCAACATCTTTAATTCATGGTTTTCATAAAATCATATTATTTTCAAAATCTTTCAAAATAGCAATAATGGTGAATATATGTTAACTCATCAAAATAGAATGTATCATACATCATAACACACaaatttcatcatcaatcatcatcacatacaacaattcaatcatcaataacAAAATTAGGTTAAAATCTCAATGCCCTATTAGAGGTTAATGATTCATCAATTTTACCCCTCGTGCATATACCTGTTATTGAGATAGTTCTCCCCCTTACCTGATTATCCTAGAAGCAGTGCAAAATTATGGTTTTTGATTCTATAATCCCTTTCAAGTTCTAAGCATTCTCTTGCACTTTCTCTAGCATACTCTCAATTCTCCAATTTTGGTTATACGTACTGATAAAAACTCCTTAGACTAGGTTATGCTTCTAATTTATATCATTAGGATAaatcttattataattttaattttgatCCAAACTCTTATTCCCTTTTTACTCCTTTCTCTCTTCCATTCCTCATAAATCAGACTTTGACCCCAAACTTTCTATTTTctattaaattaaataaatttaataaaaCTACTATTTTAATTATTAAACTAAACTCTTTAATCAAACTATTACTCTCCATACTCTCACCTCAATGTCACACACCCTTCCCACCCTTATTTATTTAATATTACTCAATAATCAAATAAATACACTAAGATCATAATAAATCAAATAACTTTGATAAATAAAAAACTAGGGTGTTACAGCAATGGCAACTCTATAGGGTCTCCTTTAAATGCATGAGGTTGCATTGGCTCATCATTCTCAGCAACCTGAGATGACTTTAGCTTAGCAGTCTCATCAGTCGGAGGTGGCACTGGGTCATTAGCATGAGGTCCTTCTGGTCCCTAGGATGACATTGGTGCATCAGGTACCACCGATTATTCGGGTATCTATGGTGTATGAATAAGTGATATTTGTCGCCTGCGGGAGGATGAAGGCGGTGATGCATCGGTTGGTGAAACTCATCTTCTATGGGAAGAAGAAGATGGGGAAACATGAGCCCTAGAAGTAGATGTCTTTGTATGGCTAGACTGAACAGGAGCCTCTAAAACCTGATTCTTCTCTCTCGGCATTGATACATGTTGTGCAATCCTCTTGTGCCTCAATTTATCGTCTCTATCAACCATAATGTCTATAAGTTAATCGAACAATCAATACAAGCAATCATACAATCAAGAAAAGCGCAAAAAAAACATACTGATAATTTACTTAGATGCATCCCCGAGTACTCTAGGAATCCAAAAGTTGAGaaatttcggagatgcatctccgaaattttCTGCAACTCTTAAGGTCTGTCAATGGCAGTAAGTTAGATAACCAAACCACAAAAATAATGGTTTGATCACTATTTTTAACCATCAAACATGTTCTACATTATGTATAAACTATCATTCATGCAATTTCTACTCATTTATTACCTAAATCATCAACTTCTACACATTTATAAAAATTTATAATTATGTGATCTAACGAGCTTCCCAGTCTCATGCAATTGACACTAAAAGGAGCAGAATTCACTCAATTACCTGTATTAATTATTTGTAGGTTCATTATCATAAGTATATAATGAATAACAAACAGTGAACTATGTAACATTAATTATATGGTACAATTAAAAAATGGGCAATTATTGAAAATTAAATATTTTCGGGATTATTTTAAAAATGTGACATTATATAACGATAAAACTACTAAAATATGTTTAATTATACCCAAAAAACTACTAAAATATGCTACGTTAAATACAAATGTATTTCTGtcaaaaaaaatgaaaatgtattAACCTTTTTTTCTATTAGAGGAAAAATGAAactaaaaaaatatatattaattgGAACACACATAACGAATTAATCAGTATCaatctgatttttattttacAATGAATTAGTTCTAGTTGGTCACTCGCAAATGGCTTGAATATAACTTACATGATTATCAAAACTTGTCCCAGGTATATAGTTGTTACAAAAATAGGACATTTGACCAACCTGGTTCTAACCACCATACAAGGGATAATTAGTGGTTATTATTTGTAAGTGTTACATGACACATAAGATTATTGCATTTTCTGTTAAACTTGTAGCTTAACCATATGCATTTTCCTTTTTGTAAATGCTTAACTCTTGAGCAGAGCTGGAGAAATGAAGAACTGTGATATTGTCTGCATAATGGGTTTTCCCTATAGTGAAAAACCCCCCAACCATTTCAGGGAACCTAACCCTTGATGACATAACCAGCTTATTGAACATTATAAAAAGCTCAATCCCCGAGAAAGAAGTTATCATTAAAACCATCAAGCAATTTATCTGCGCATCTCCATAAGACTCGGAGGCTCACAAGTCACAATTGCTCTCCTCTTCTGGAACCAGACGCTAGCCTCTTTAGGAATCGCGACTCAAGTCTTTTAGCCCATAGACTCTGGTCAGCTGACTCGCATATTGGAAACCCAATTATGGCACACCATCTTAAATTCAACAACCCTATTGCAACTTCATCTTCAGAATCGTCAAATAATTTAAATATGTGTGACTCAGAAGCCAAATCCTCATCAAGAATGAATTCGTCCACAAAACTTCTCCTCTCTTTGAGTATGTTGCCATCTTCAGACATCATACGCAAACTTAAAACCTGCAATGCTTCTATTGCTGTATTGTGAAAACTTGAGTTTACATATGCAGAGAAGACATAGTCACATGTTGTTGGATCAGGCTGAACTTTTTCTTGGTGCATAAACTCCACAATAAACTCAATTACATCGATCCTTCCCTAAGTCATGGAAAAAATTATATGAAAAACTTACTAGGATAGACATTCTAAATTTGCTTCATAAATAGAAGAAAGTTAATATGTGCGCAAATGGATTTTTCATTAGAAAAAGTACCCCCACTGTCAATACCAAGTCAAACATAAAATAGTTAACAATTGCAATTTCTTAGGAAAATACCAGATTAGACAGTTTTTTTATAGAACGGCCGGGCATTGTTACTAAActcttggatgaatgaatggTGCATGCCATTTTGAGTTATCCAAAAACCACTCTTTAAACACGGTAGACTTTGGCTGGCCTATATCAAACTTTTATGGCTGTATTGTAGCATTACACACTCCTGAACTATATACACAAATTTGAAAGGGTTTCCTTTCTTTCACCTTTTATCCCCCTCCTAAAAAAGTACTAGTATGAAAAAAGATGAAATACCTTGTAACATGCTTGGCGGAGAAACGTGTTAAACAGCAGTACATCAAATTGGATGCCATCCAATTTGATTCTTTCCAGAACATTCAGGGCTTCATTAAAATTCTCATCTTCCAACAAAATCTGATGTAAACAGGTTCAGTATAAAGTTGGATACAAAAAGTTCAAACAATAAATTTAGTAGATTTCATGGAAACATGAGAACAGTTATGACACAATATGGCAATATGCACAACTGACATTTTGCAACATTCAAAGCATGGATCAGTTATGACACAATTTGAAGGATAGCCCAAAGTCAGCAGCAAGGAGACACAGCCTTTAAAGCCAATGCTTTAGAGTTTAGACACCAACCATTAAATGAAACAATAGTAAGTTAATGAGTTCTTTACAAGCAGTTATGTTAGGAGGATGGGAAGTCAGTAGTTATGATTATGTATAAAACAACCCTTATCAGTTATCAGTAGTAGTTATGATTTCTTTATCTTGATAAGATTTGGTATAGTGAAATCCTTGTCTGTGGTAGCTTTATTTTTTATCCATTAGGATACATTTCTATCTGTAATCTTTTTTAAAAGGCAAGCTCGGATTGGAAGGAACAATCAGGATTTATTTCTCGGAAAAAGTTGAGTTTGAGAAAAGACTGTCAGAGATGAGTCTGCTTTTGCCTTCACCATAAGCCAAAAGAAAGATTCTGCCGCACCTAGACCTATGACTCAATCCCATGTGAGGAGGGTTCATAACACATTTAGTCGATTTTGTGTATTCCAACTCCATTCAGCTTTATCTCTAAAGTTATAACTTATAACATAAAATTCTTTAAATATCGGATGCTATGAGCATGAGGAATTTAACTCGGGAGGGAAAAAAACATATTACCATATTCTATTTATAAAAACCTCAAATTCTGCACAAATGGGGTAAATAATATGCAAATGATGTACCAGCATAAATATGCAATACTAAATGCATGAATTTGTCACTACAGGTAAGCTACTAGATTTGTAGAAGGGGATTAAGAAGTTCAAAAGTTATTATAAAATCTTAAATCTGCACTATTGACTCTCTTCATATAAATCAAGTAAACTGCAAAAAAACTGACAAACGCATGATAATTGAATGTACTATAAGAGGTTAAACGGGAAGAACCTTAATGAGAGCAGTATATGTACAAGCCACTGGACAAAACCCTTCCCGTATCATCGCTGAAATCAACAAAGAAGCAGATCTATAACTTCTTATGACGCTACAACAGTCAATCATTATATTGTATGTAGTGGAATCAGGGTGGCAGCCACACAACTTCATCTTCTTGAAAATTTGAATTGCCATGTGGCTCTATATATCAAGGGGAAAACGTTATATTCCAGACAGACATGCATAATAACATCATTTCACACAATAAGTCTCAATAGAGAAGTAATGATATACGAGCCACTTACTTCTTGGGCTTCAACAAGATAATGCAACACTATGTTGTACATATCTGTTCCCAATGAAGGATTACTATATATGAAAAGATTCTCTGCCACATGCAAATATTGGATCAGCTTTCTTATCATCCCCTCTTCTCCAAGGGATTTCAACTGAAAAGAAACCAAAGAACATAGCCAAGTGAGCTTTATGAGCACTCAAACATTCTATATTAGCATTTTAGTTGCCTCTCTCACTAGTGTGCTTTGACACAGCTGCGCGTTTGTGTAGTGTGTAGATGAAAATAAGCAATTAATTATCACCAACAGTGACAACAGCGACAACATTTTTTTTATACAGCATAAGGTTAGAAACATTGATCAAATGATGCACGTGATTGTGCTATACCAAAAAACCAAGTTTCCCAatcttatttttcttttctatCACCCATCCACGGAAATTTCTGTCAACCATTAATACAAAGCACTGCCGGTCCAACATTGATCAAATGATGCACGTGATTGTGCTCTAGCAAAAACCAAGTTATTAATTGTGTTGAATGGGGGGAAAGACTAGGCTCTcaaaatgaataaataaataaacagTTGTGGAACAGAGAGTAGTCTAACGAATCCACACTAGGGTAAAACATTTTTTCAAATCATTTGCATCCTGGAACATGTTATTGACTACTCAATTGGTACCCTCCTTTCAAGCACATATTTAAGTTCTTCATGGATTCTAGCAGAAGGAATTCCACATAAGATTGCATCATCCTTAAATAATGCACAAAAAATGGAAACATTACGGAACTTACTAAAACTTTCAATGAACGATGACTATGCAGAAAACCGTTATTTGCCATATCCCTTTCTATAGCATTTATTCTTTTGGCAGCATCCACCTGTGACGACATATTACTGTCTTCGTATGGGGCATTAACAATACCAAATAATGAAAACAGAAGCTCATATGTTCTCATATCAGGTAAAAGTTTTATTTTCCTCATCTTTGCAAACACACGCACAGCCCGCTCAGGTTGATTCTGCAAAAAAAATTAGATAAAAATATAAGCCAGTATAAGCACCGAAATACAAGAGGGGTTTTGGTAGAGATAGAGATAGTTCACTTTTAAATTCAGTTGCTCAGCCTAATAGGGGCTTTCGTATGCAGCCTATTGATGAAATGAATGAGAACTTAGCATGTCATTACAACAAATTCGAGCCAAACAAACAGTAACCAACATAATAGTAATAAACAGACATTCATTTGTTTGAGGGGTCCTAATTTATTATACTGCGCTAGAAAATTATCCAAAGTGCAGAAATTTATTGTAGAAATATGTATAGGAATACAATAGTTTGAGTTTCCTTGTTTCCTTTTTCTGTAACCTAATTGCTATTCTATTGTGCTTCACCTAGTACTACCAGATTCAATAATATAAGTAGTATCAGAAGACTCAAATATTTTAGGGTTTCTCTATGATCCTCTCTTGGCATGACATATCAAATATAGCTATTTTGATTCTTTAGGTAAAGTAATAAAAAGCAGGATTTTGTTTTGAAGTTTCATAATTGAGCTCACCAGTGCATCACATGATGCCAGCAAAGCATTATAAGGATGTGGATACAAGCAATCAGAAATCTGATTCAGCAAAGACTCGGCTAAGTCTAACTGTAGTTCTCTGCTGAAAGAAACTGAAAGTGTAGCTAGAGTTGAATCGTATAGCTTCAAATTCTCCTGCTGCATTTTTTTAAACTACAATAGAGAAGAAAATAGTATTAGTACAAGAAAAATACTCTATTAGAAAAAGGGGCATCAACAAATACAAGGTCGTAAATCTGTGTCACCGTATGTCTCAACCAAATTCCAATTCACTTGGTGTGGGGGTCTATTTTAATTAAAACTGAGTGGGTGGAATTTCTGGTGGAATCCCAACGGATAGCAGTCCACTCAAACAGtaaattcaaaaaataataaaaggtAGCAAAACCAAGTTAACACAACATTGTAATAGAACTCACCATTCTCATGGCATCCCCAAAACTTCTTTGAGAAACAACTGCTCTAATAATGCCGTCATATGTATGGCTGGATGGCTGCAAACCAAGATTTTGCATCTGAACAGAGAAGGGCCCTTCAATATGTTAGAATACAGAAATTTCATGTTGTTGTATATTAATGAAATTCCCTTATACTTCAACAAATGCATGAAATACACTTATACTGAAAAACATTAAGGAGAATATAATAAGCAACGGCTTCATTGATATTCATACATCATTTAGAATCAACCAACAGAAGCTTTCAATAATGAAAATCTTAGAGGTCTGATTTCTGAACATTTGAAATGTGATATAATGACAGTGTAGATGTAGAGAAACCTCTCTTGGTTACAATACTTAGACTATTGGAAGAGCAAATCATGAATTCTGCAGACCCAGTATAACACGGCATACAACAAATAACATTTAACAGCTTTGTCCAATGTCTACCTGTAATATAAGCTTCCAAGCAAGCATATAGTTTTTTTCTTTTGCACACCCATGTATTATATCATTAAAAGACCACCTAAGAACCTTCATAAGCAGTGAGTGATTTTGTCCATTCAGACCATTTATTTCAGTATTCTTAGCTTTTTCATCATCCATACAAATAAATTTCTGCTCCTTACTTGCAGAAATAGTGTCTGGTGAAAACAAACTAGGAGAGAGTATGCAAGAGTCATGTTGTTTGCTCTTCCTCAGGTCCAATATGGTTGAGCCTAGCCCGTCATTTGCAGGAACAGGGATGTCCAATCTAGTAGAATACAACTTCCCATAAACTGTTCTACCAATAGAAATGTTTCCCTTCATGGCTAATGCCACCAACTGTTGTAGTCTTCTATTGGCAGATTTTAGATCTCCCAACCTTGTAAATGACCAGATGAATTTACGCAGAGCAATGATACTCATACTATAAAGCTTAATATACTCCCGCCAAATTATATGGACCGCAGGCAAGTTTTTCTGTAAAACTGCAAGCTGAGAAACAGGGTAAGACAAATGATACTAgtcacataaaaagcattaaaAAAAGACAACATATTCAAGCATAGAAACACATTATCACAAAATAGCTAATGCAATAAATTAATCGTGTGCTATTACTTGATTCCGTACCATTTAAGAGTCATAAAAATTGGCAATACAGAGTCTCATTTTCTGATTTCTTGTCTTAAATTCACTACAAGTAGACAAATGGATTGTTGGAATAAGAAGAAAAAATGAGATGGCAAAGATTGAAGTTGGCAATGCATAGTCTCATTCCCTTCTTCTCAATTTAAGACTAAGGAGAAAGGCAGAAAAACTGATGGGCGGTCCAGTCAGAGAATATAACAGTGATGTTTCCCCATCCTTCGAATAGATAATCATTTTATTTAATAAATTCCATGGTAATGAAAATTGGGTTTAAGAGCAAAGGAGGAAATAGCACATCCTGAAACTAGCACTCATAAGAACACGCATCTTGGTCCAGATCAAGTGCTTAGTAATTTCACATTGAATCGCATACTCAAACATGAAAGTTCTTTCAGAGACTTAATAAGGATCCGTTGgttttagaattttttttattgCTTTCAAAGTTTAGCTCAGAAAAAACAATGCAAACAAATTTTAATTTCACTTTCTCGTAGTCAGGTAGTTTTTGTAATTAAAATTGCAACAGTAAATAGaaacaaaaaaaatgaaaaccATAAAGACCCTAATCTGTTAAACATTAAATCGTCTAGGTATAAACAATAAGGATCTTGAGAAGTAATAATACTTTTTATATGCACACCTTCAGAAGTGCGGTATACGTAACTTCACTCTTTCCTATCATTTGCTTTTCCATCAAGTCCAAACATTTTCTTGCTTGAATTAAATTCTGGATTTTTGTGCAGGAGCTTAAAATACTATTGTACAGTGGAAGACCTGGATAGAAACGCCGATTTTCTCCAAGAAAATCCATGATACTAAAGGCCTGAAAAAAGTACAACAAGAAGACAAGAATAAAGTAAAACTCCCATAGCTGAAGTAAAGGTGTTCACTAATCACTGCCTCAGAAATATCGGTTTACATGCAATTCAATGCTACCACAAAAAATAGCAAAATGTGTAATAGTGTTTTCAGAAAAATCTACTAGTTTTTTTTCAAGGTATAATTTCCCTAAAAACATAATGGACCTATCCAATATCAACCATCCCTCAACCCTCCCCTTCTCTTCATTAAGAAAGCTAAAAGAAAAGAATGTAAAGGAACTATATGCTTAATTATACTATTACAGAAACGAGTAGTTTACCTCTCCCATGTAAGCCCCTTTACAAAGGGCCCGTGTCATAAGAGACGAGCTTGTGTTATTAATGTTAATGTCCTTTAACTCCATTAATCTCCAGATCTCCATAACAAACTGCATCAATTCAAAAGGAAAAATGAATGAAGTTCGCATGTGCAATAAAGTCTGCTGTAACTCAAGATCAAAGAATTACGAGAATAGCATTTATACTCATGCATAAAAGAAAAATTGAAATAATGTTGCATGCTTTCAAACCACACACAATGAGCATAGAGTTGCAGATTGTAACAGAGCAGTGTGGATATGTTTATGATCATAGTGGAGCTAGTAGATAACACATTGATAATTATCAACAAATACAATTCAGACGCCGGATAATCTACAAGAATTGTCAAGGTTCTAATTGAACAATTGCTAGAATGACCATTTCCTCCCAGAGGTTTCATAAATCCGTGCTCGAAACAAATTTTAACATATTAAATTTTGGTTACCGTCTCAATTGGCATACCATTGGATCAGGAGATTGTGCACAGTACTTAAAAATATCAACAAAATCATTGACGGATAATGAGTGGCTTCTGCGACCAAAATCTCGAAGTAAGTGGGAAGCCTTTTTTCTATCACCGGAGCGGAGTGCCTTGACAATTTGCAGTTGCATAGACGATCCTGCCACAGGTTCCATAAATCCAGGACCTGCAATATAATGTGCGTCATCATCCCCTATGTCAATAAGAATAATATGTAGAAACAAAATCATTGAAAAGATAAGAGTGTGCTCAATTACCTGTGGTTGAGGTGGTGTGGTTTCTATAAAACTTGATTTGAGGTTTCTGCAATGAAATGGAATAGAAGCGTTGGGAAAAGAAACAAGATGTAAAGAAAAAAGATAAGATAGATGAACATACATATTGGTAATGATGCCACTTTGATTTACAAGTGGAGATTGAACGCAGAGCAAGACTTGCTCTGAGTCCATGCTTATGCATACTTCCAGTTTCCCAGTGAAGACCGGACGGAGAACCTAGCAATAGCTGCAgataat is a window of Lathyrus oleraceus cultivar Zhongwan6 chromosome 6, CAAS_Psat_ZW6_1.0, whole genome shotgun sequence DNA encoding:
- the LOC127092065 gene encoding pentatricopeptide repeat-containing protein At1g76280, whose protein sequence is MHKHGLRASLALRSISTCKSKWHHYQYKPQIKFYRNHTTSTTGPGFMEPVAGSSMQLQIVKALRSGDRKKASHLLRDFGRRSHSLSVNDFVDIFKYCAQSPDPMFVMEIWRLMELKDININNTSSSLMTRALCKGAYMGEAFSIMDFLGENRRFYPGLPLYNSILSSCTKIQNLIQARKCLDLMEKQMIGKSEVTYTALLKLAVLQKNLPAVHIIWREYIKLYSMSIIALRKFIWSFTRLGDLKSANRRLQQLVALAMKGNISIGRTVYGKLYSTRLDIPVPANDGLGSTILDLRKSKQHDSCILSPSLFSPDTISASKEQKFICMDDEKAKNTEINGLNGQNHSLLMKVLRWSFNDIIHGCAKEKNYMLAWKLILQMQNLGLQPSSHTYDGIIRAVVSQRSFGDAMRMFKKMQQENLKLYDSTLATLSVSFSRELQLDLAESLLNQISDCLYPHPYNALLASCDALNQPERAVRVFAKMRKIKLLPDMRTYELLFSLFGIVNAPYEDSNMSSQVDAAKRINAIERDMANNGFLHSHRSLKVLLKSLGEEGMIRKLIQYLHVAENLFIYSNPSLGTDMYNIVLHYLVEAQESHMAIQIFKKMKLCGCHPDSTTYNIMIDCCSVIRSYRSASLLISAMIREGFCPVACTYTALIKILLEDENFNEALNVLERIKLDGIQFDVLLFNTFLRQACYKGRIDVIEFIVEFMHQEKVQPDPTTCDYVFSAYVNSSFHNTAIEALQVLSLRMMSEDGNILKERRSFVDEFILDEDLASESHIFKLFDDSEDEVAIGLLNLRWCAIIGFPICESADQSLWAKRLESRFLKRLASGSRRGEQL